One Desulfolucanica intricata genomic region harbors:
- the fliS gene encoding flagellar export chaperone FliS — protein sequence MAVLNPYQQYRQNSVTSAPPGQLTLMLYNGALKFIKTAVISIEKKDISSANNAIIRAQDIILYLNETLNKNYEPAHNLSSLYDYIYRRLVEANIKKDTAVLEEAASLVEELRDTWAVVLKENK from the coding sequence AAAATTCTGTAACAAGCGCACCCCCCGGGCAATTAACACTGATGTTATATAACGGGGCATTAAAATTTATTAAAACGGCCGTTATTTCTATCGAAAAAAAAGACATCAGCAGTGCCAATAACGCTATTATCAGGGCCCAGGATATTATTCTATATCTTAATGAAACCTTAAATAAAAACTATGAGCCGGCACATAACTTAAGCAGTTTATACGACTATATTTACCGCCGGCTGGTCGAAGCCAATATAAAAAAAGATACTGCTGTTTTAGAGGAAGCGGCATCCCTGGTGGAAGAACTCAGAGATACCTGGGCGGTAGTTCTTAAGGAAAATAAATAA
- a CDS encoding flagellar protein FlaG: protein MKIGGGGLEAMAAYDLNTSVPKSGKSEPVDRKTELAALGDDGSSQSKLNLENLIKVVEKLNTTEELYNQNLNFQIHEETQGLVVQIVNQESGEVIKQIPPEEVLDLEARLREMVGIIIDKKV from the coding sequence ATGAAAATAGGCGGCGGTGGATTGGAAGCAATGGCGGCTTACGACTTGAATACCAGTGTCCCCAAAAGTGGTAAAAGTGAGCCTGTGGATCGAAAAACGGAATTAGCGGCTTTAGGTGATGACGGAAGCAGTCAATCTAAATTAAATCTCGAAAATCTGATTAAAGTTGTTGAAAAATTAAATACAACTGAAGAACTTTATAATCAGAACCTGAATTTTCAAATACATGAGGAAACCCAAGGGTTAGTGGTGCAAATAGTAAATCAGGAATCCGGAGAGGTTATTAAACAGATACCGCCTGAAGAGGTATTGGACTTGGAGGCCCGGCTCCGGGAAATGGTGGGTATAATTATTGATAAAAAAGTATAG